The Deltaproteobacteria bacterium DNA window GAGAGTGAGCGGATTCGGGACCTCGTAAAAGACATCATGCGCGCGGCGACGGTGCCGCAGCAGGGGCACGAAGTGAAGCGGTTGAACGAGCTGGTGGAGCACGCCGAGAGCAGTGTGGCGGGCGAGATGCAGAAGCGCGGCATCGTGCTCACGAAGCGGATGGAGGCCGCGTTGCCCGCGGTACGCGTGCACGGCGAGGCGGCGACGTGTCTCCTGCTGACGTTGCTGCAGAACGCGGTGCGCTTCGCTCCAGAGGGATCGGAGATCGAGATCGACGCGCGGCGCGACGCCGCTTCGCGGCGGATCGTCGTCGAGGTTCGGGACCACGGTCCCGGTGTTCCGAGCGAGAACCGCGACAAGATCTTCGAGCCGTTCTTCACGACGGCGGTCGATGGCCTCGGCATGGGGTTGTTCGTCGCCTCACGCATCGCCGACCTTCAGGACATCGAATTGCAGTTGATGCCGACCCCGTCGCAGGGCGGCGCGGTATTCCGCGTCGGCTTCAAAGAGGCCGTTGCCGACGCGGCCGACCAGCCTCCCGTCGCCGTGGCGGTCTAGGTTGGCCGCGTGGTGCCGGGGTCGGGACGTGGCGCGCGGCGGTAATCGGCGCCTTGAGGGTGTGGCGGTCGCCGTATAGCTTCCGCAGGCGGTGAGTGAGCGGGAGACGCCAATGAGCAAAGCCGCGCTGGTCGTCGAGGACAACGGCTCGCATGCCGTGCTCATCAGCGATGAGCTGGCCGGGGTGCTCGACGGCTGGGAGCTGGACGTGGTCGGTACGATTGCGGAAGCCCGACGCCGCATGGGCTCGCGCCGCTACGATCTGTACGTTCTGGACTATTGGCTCCCGGACGGAGACGGCCTGGAGCTCCTGCGCGAGGTCCGTGCTTCGGAGATACGCGCACCGACGCTGGTCGTGACGACGGCGACCGCAGCCAAGGTCGCCGTGGAGGCGATGAAGCTCGGCGCCGATGACTACATCGTCAAAGAGGAAGGGTATCTCGCGACCCTTCCGTACGCGATTGCCGAGGTGCTCGATCGGTACCGGCTGGCGGACGAGCGGCGTGTGCTGGAGGAGCGGCTGCATCGCGCCGAGCGCGCGGCCACGCTTGGGTACCTCGCGTCGGGGCTGGCCCACCACATCAACAATCCTCTCGCGACGATCCGGACCTTCCTGCAGCTGGTGCCGACGCACTTCGGCGATCCGGAGTTCCGGGAGAGATACCTCGCGCTGGCGGTGGCGGATACCGAGCGGATCCGGAATCTGGTCCTCGACATCATCCGGGCCGCAACGGTGCCGCCGGAAGGGCGCGACACGCATCGCTTCGATGA harbors:
- a CDS encoding response regulator, with amino-acid sequence MSKAALVVEDNGSHAVLISDELAGVLDGWELDVVGTIAEARRRMGSRRYDLYVLDYWLPDGDGLELLREVRASEIRAPTLVVTTATAAKVAVEAMKLGADDYIVKEEGYLATLPYAIAEVLDRYRLADERRVLEERLHRAERAATLGYLASGLAHHINNPLATIRTFLQLVPTHFGDPEFRERYLALAVADTERIRNLVLDIIRAATVPPEGRDTHRFDDVLAIAEEGVAAELKAKGLVCRRRLPLVVPEIRVHREAAACLFQTLLQNAARFSPEGAEIEVDVVHDPGAHRLVATVRDRGPGIPPEHRDRIFEPFFTTAVHGLGMGLFVAARIADLQNIELSLLPEAPGAAFRVALPLA